The genomic DNA aagggaggacctgggcaaaagttcactgaatacgctaagctgaatgctcccagaagtcagattttgatggagattgagaaagacagagatattcgctggcctaagcccttgaaggttgatcccgccaagctagataagggcaagtattgcaggtttcacaaagatgttggccatgacaccgatgagtgtaggcaattgaaagatgaaattgagtttttgattcgaaaaggaagattgaacaagtatactggagatggaggggacagaaataataatggaaggaagaactttgaagatcgtaggagggaccaagatgatcaggggcgaaacccccagcctagaggaccagttataaacaccatttatggagggccgagacctcgagggcctgtgataaacacgatctttggaggtccaactgctgctggattgtccaaaaattccagaaaggcatatactagagaggttatgcatattgttggagaagccccgaagagggccaggacagaagtaacattggcttttgatgattccgacctagagggtgtgaagtttccccatgacgacccgctggtcataacaccaataataggaaatagcccggttaagagggtccttgtggataatggtgcttctgtggatatcttgctccacgacacctttctaaggatggggtataacgactcccagttaacaccaaccgacatgccgatatatggatttgctggagtagaatgtcatgtggaagggataatcaaattgccaaccaccataggtacggagccaaggcaagcaacgcagatgctggatttcgtggtggtaaaggctagttcgacttataatgctatcatgggaagaatagggatacatgccttcaaggcagttcCCTCTTCCTACCactcagtcatgaagtttcccacccgaaacgggattggagaagaaagaggagatcaaaaaatggctagaagctgttatgtggcctctttgagggcagatggagtcggggggcaggttcttcctattgaagatatggatgttcgagaaaatgatgagaatagaggaaggccaacagaagaattggtctcggttcctttagaccccgagaatcctgagaggacgactttcattggagccacattagaggagccccttagagggaagttagtgaaatttttgcaagaaaatagtgatgtgtttgcatggtcagcagctgatatgccaggcatagacccggagttgattactcacaagctaaacgtagatccaagccggaagacagtgaaacaaaagaaaagaaattttgccccggaaagacaagaggctataaagcaggaagtggaaaagctcttagaggccggtttcattgaggagattcaatttccggagtggttagcaaaccctgtaatggtgaagaaggctaatggaaagtggaggatgtgtatagacttcaccgatctgaatgatgcatgccccaaagactattttccgctgcctagaattgatactttgattgatgccaccgctggacatgagatgctgagtttcatggatgggtttagcggatacaaccagatcaaaatgcataagaatgacattccaaaggtatcatttatcactgactttggtgtttattgttatcttgttatggcgtttggtctcaagaatgcaggagccacctatcagaggttggtgaataaaatttttaaggatcttattgggaagacgatggaagtctatgttgatgacatgctagtcaagagtctagtaaagactgatcatataacccatttgagggaagcttttgaggtcctgaggtaccacaagatgatgttgaatcctacgaagtgtgctttcggagtaggatctggaaaattcttgggattgatggtctcaaagaggggaattgaggctaaccccgataaaataaaggcaatcctggacatggaacccccaaaaactgtcaaggatgttcagaaactcacaggaagggttgttgcgctaggacgattcatctccaagtcaggagataagtgcttgtcattcttcaagtcattaaagaacattaaagactttgtatggagtgaggaaaatcagaaggcatttgaagagttaaagaagtatatgggccaggccccgttgttggccaagccagttctgagtgaagttttattcttgtacttggctgtttcagaaagcgccttgagcgcggtgttggttaaggaggaactgaaagtccagaaacccgtatactatgtcagcaaaattttgcatggtgctgagttgaattattcagccattgagaaattcgctttagccttggtaatggcttcaagaaagctgcatccttattttcaagctcaccaaattgaagtgctaacaaatcagccactgagaaatatcattcacaatcccaaggcaagtgggagactgattaagtgggcaatagagttgggagagttcgatctcaagtataagccatgtacggccataaaagcccaggcactagctgacttcgtggtggaatgtaccatacccaaccaagaagtcggggggcaggaagataccatacctcaagacaagagagtcgacaatggggacagggagaagaatgacaaggagaaagaatattgggttctctattttgatggagcatcaaaaacaaattccagtggagcagggttggttttgcaaagccctgatgggttcttaattgagtatgctatgaagttagattttccaaccacaaacaatgaggcagagtatgaagccctgatagctggccttggtctagctgggacacttagagtcaaaaacttaaaggtccgtggagactcgaagctgatcatatcccaggtaaagggagaatttgaggcaagggatgatacgatggctaagtatgtccgcctagtaagggctgtgatgacccaatttaatgaatgccatgttgaacacattccgaGGGAAGAAActgttaaggcagatgcgctatcaaagttcgcttcgtctgagattgaagaaagttcaggaagtgtgtacttccgtgttttgaagacacggagcatagatgttaagctagtggctcccataggcttggggacgtcatggattgatcccatcaaggctcacattcagaccggttggttgccaagtgatgcaactgaagcacggaagttaactgttcgggcactaagatactctttgatagatgggattctttacaaaagatctttcgtggttccctacttgaggtgtctcaggcccgatgaggcacgcttggctcttgaagaagtgcatgaaggtatttgtggacaacacttggggggcagggccttggctcataagataactcgtttaggcttctattggccagaaatgatggctgataccaaagaatatgtaaagaagtgtgaccgctgtcagaagcatgcaccaattgttagacaaccccctgagatgctgacctctatcaactcgcctattccctttgccatgtgggggatggatattctagggccttttcctatggccacggcacaaaggaaatttctgattgtagccattgattatttcaccaagtggatcgaagccaaacccttggccaaaatcactactaagcaggttgcacaattcctgtgggaaaacattatgtgccgatatggaattccccgtgaacacaattcaacaatgaggaattcaagaagtattgtgaagaaaatgaaattgagttatgattcacctctgtggctcacccgcaagccaatggacaagcagaggtagcaaatcggataatcctggatggactaaagaagaggatcgagaagtcaagaaataattgggtagatgagatacttccaatattatgggcctacaggactacttgtagagtcacgacagatgcaactcctttcatgttggcatatggggcggaagcagtagttcccatggagatatcacattcctctccaaggattcaggctttcgatgagaaagaaaatgaggaagggcagagattagccctggatttaattgatgaagtgcgagataaagcacatgcaaagatagtagaatatcataaaaaagcttcattctactacaacctaagggttaaagaaaggttttttaaacaaggcgatctaatcttgaggaagatagaagcatctggtgtaggacaaaaagggaagcttgccccgaattaggaagggccgtacagagtcaagagtgttcaaggtagaggaacctacaagctagagactatggatggttttgaagtcccgagaacttggcatgcacaaaacctgaaggtttactatgtgtagggaagccggatacgattctcactcgtcaggatggcgagtaggttgaaaagcaccttgaagctttgcttgcttaggatttatatgttttagttttattacgaagtttattaagacttgtgtaagggacgaatcccagacaattttatgaaattcatgagttcttcaaagtatgtttgtggcctaacaaataaaaatcaaatgcatggatgcaagcataaaaggtgataaatgaaatagatctgatagatgttacaaaagtttgataaataaagtctcgaaaacaagccacgcagggctgaaaaagctctaaggagctgaagtaccctcggcatccatatcatcatcctctccactctcgctggatgtctctgtcgtctcggaggaggaggaagagctgtcgtcctcagcaggtctggaagaagactcgggaggaggaaggagtggatcctgaggaacatggtccgagacaactactcgggtacgaaacctctgtagcaaagcctcgtcatcagggcagatatagtccgccgggttaatatcaggacaagcctcgttcacggtcccaagggtcgtgtcccaaccagtcctaaaaaacccaggaaagactgaatcatccctaatcctcatggattgggcaaactcctccgagtccagatagttgtctatagctttatccttctccgcccgaagtaccaccagctcggcgttagactctccgagttcttcctccttgcgcttgagcttcttctccagggtagcgtacttcttctgttgcctcctgagggcattatcggccttatcagaagcccgcttccatgattcggcttgcctcacagcgccttgaaaataggcgttagactgaaacaaagcaattaacaaagtataaggcaagaaaatgctacaagaacgaaaaataagttcaaaaaagagaaggcataccgaagccagagactgagctcccatgagcttgatcctctcaagatcaggggtggccaccacatcagtaaaatccttggggGTCACTctatggtaagaccaatcccaagcatgtttcgtggaaccaactacggtgtcccctcggcggaatccccagagaggctgaaaggcgcctgtggcagcagcagtaggggcagcagcagtgataggagtaccatggcctccagctccttcagttgaggcctcccctataggctctttgtgcttcttcaaaaagataggctccgtggcctttccccgggtgtctaggcctgcgagccgagtttcttcatcctagctgtttcctcaaccaaaggaacattgtcctcgttaatctccttagcagctgaaacaaagcaaaggacaaaataagtgaagttaataatgcatgaaatgaagtaaaattgagaagggaagaaaaataccctgttgagaaacagaggatagtcccacatgaatcagggaaaactcctctaagagagtccagctggtggtcgagccatcatcctgagtaagcccattataaataatagtttcttcaggagttaagtgaatggatttgaggctaccatcactgaccttcccaaaagaagatcgaaaaagtgtgccccggtcaccattctcccaacgtaacccgacgaaactattcctccaattttaattattatcaggaatagaggcactgttaaagatatgtttgcttttgggcctttgcttgacatagacccagccgcagatattggaagaactattgtaacactgaaagactttcctaaaaacagctacggaaagaggaaagccctccctaagacagcagaccataaaacatagaatgttcctccaggcgtttggaggaagctgacacgggttgatttgtaaatcatccaaaagatgaggaataaaggggtgaaaaggaaacctaagcccagcattaagggcatctgtgtaaatgaaaagagtatcgggtctccagtggcaagtacgatcaccaccagagactggaactaatctaagaggaggaaggacgttataacgagcatttagtttattgaagtctatgttgtgccaagtattacaatgattaaaagagtcgagatgtgcagtggagggatattcatcccccctagtgttaatcatatcgattaaagacatatacgaagaaagaatatcgatatccttacctcgttttgaagccgaggctatctttgccgccctctcagaattcttgtcagccattagtaagctagaaaaagcctgaaggagaggttggaaaactaagggaggggatttgagagaggaaaggttagaaagttggaggaaggatgaggagaagttgtagaatgagtagagaggtgaaatgagaggtgtggagaaatcaaactctcaccccacctttatatagccaaggaagggggataatgggccttaaaaagcccatttgggcccaaaacttagaaggttctggaattatccaggaaattcctggaaaattcaagagaattctagcaaaaatcagaagaaaacttgattttttgaagaatctggaagGATCCAGAAACACCCCAGAAGAATTTGGAGCCTATAAATAAGAGCCCAGTAAGAGGTTTGACCCGAAGAGAGCCCAGTGAAAGGTTTGACCCAAAATAAAAGCCCAGTTCAGGAAAAATaatgaaattaaatattattGGGCCTAAAAAAAATATCAAGCTCAGATAAGGGCCCAAATATTCAAATCAAAGCCCTGGACCAGGGTCCAAAATCTGGAAGAAAATATAtgtgagtattatcttcaaaaaaCCAGGAAAAACTAGGGGCCCAATTAACAAGGCCTGTGGAAAAGATGCCCAATAAGAAacaagcccagaaaagggcccagataATTGAAGTTGGAGGCCCAGGGATAAGGCCCACTATATTTAAGAAAGGGGTTATATCAGGCCCATGAGCCAAAGCCCTGTTGAAAAAAT from Apium graveolens cultivar Ventura chromosome 5, ASM990537v1, whole genome shotgun sequence includes the following:
- the LOC141660976 gene encoding uncharacterized protein LOC141660976 — encoded protein: MGDEETRLAGLDTRGKATEPIFLKKHKEPIGEASTEGAGGHGTPITAAAPTAAATGAFQPLWGFRRGDTVVGSTKHAWDWSYHRVTPKDFTDVVATPDLERIKLMGAQSLASSNAYFQGAVRQAESWKRASDKADNALRRQQKKYATLEKKLKRKEEELGESNAELVVLRAEKDKAIDNYLDSEEFAQSMRIRDDSVFPGFFRTGWDTTLGTVNEACPDINPADYICPDDEALLQRFRTRVVVSDHVPQDPLLPPPESSSRPAEDDSSSSSSETTETSSESGEDDDMDAEGTSAP